One Methylosarcina fibrata AML-C10 DNA segment encodes these proteins:
- a CDS encoding flippase, producing MTTPARKILRNSFFGIASEAIGGALLFVVFIFIARFLGSEQFGVFSYILAFVGLFQLIADFGLTNVIVREISRAKDKAAHIMGAIIPLAWLFSLLIFGVIAFLGSFFSLSEEGYKATLIMGVAVLTTFHSVAYGSVCRAFEEMGFNAVGNVTHKIVLFLLVLTAIHFECTVVEIAEAFMLANIYQMMFFYIVVSRRYFKLSLRFDRRYWRYLIKEAFPIGLAMIFRRITLHVDTLLLTALSTTSSVGLFNAAYKVIQMIDMIPFTLSLPLFPPFTRLALESRERLFSFVTQALSFFMVIALPICALMIILAPQIVNLFFGAGYQEAAPTLRMLSCSVVFLFPTALYIYLFSALGHQKFYTISSAICLITKAGLDVWLIPLKAHYGAAIATLSAEIAFFLSGLIYLWRLGYLLPYLKIIYKPLFAVSISSLALMLGLFYDKEKTLVVLIALVCLYVILYLLLILAFGAVSRRQLTLLEETLRVKHGT from the coding sequence ATGACGACCCCAGCACGGAAGATACTAAGGAATTCTTTTTTTGGAATTGCCAGTGAGGCTATCGGCGGCGCATTATTATTTGTTGTTTTCATCTTTATTGCCCGGTTTTTAGGATCGGAGCAATTCGGGGTCTTTTCCTACATTCTGGCATTTGTGGGCTTGTTCCAGCTCATTGCCGATTTTGGTTTAACCAATGTAATCGTCAGGGAAATTTCTCGAGCGAAAGACAAGGCCGCGCACATCATGGGTGCGATAATTCCACTGGCATGGTTGTTTTCGCTATTAATCTTCGGAGTTATCGCTTTCCTTGGGAGTTTTTTTTCTCTCTCGGAAGAAGGATACAAAGCCACCCTGATCATGGGCGTAGCGGTTCTGACGACCTTCCATTCGGTTGCCTATGGTTCGGTATGCCGTGCTTTTGAAGAAATGGGATTTAATGCAGTAGGTAACGTGACTCACAAGATCGTGTTGTTCCTGCTCGTTTTAACCGCCATTCATTTCGAATGCACGGTAGTCGAAATAGCCGAAGCCTTTATGCTGGCCAACATTTATCAGATGATGTTTTTCTACATTGTCGTGAGCCGCCGCTATTTCAAACTGTCCTTGCGCTTCGATAGGCGCTATTGGCGCTATCTGATCAAGGAAGCTTTTCCGATCGGGCTCGCCATGATCTTTCGAAGGATCACTCTTCACGTCGATACATTGCTGTTGACCGCATTGTCGACGACGTCGTCCGTGGGGTTATTCAATGCCGCGTACAAGGTAATCCAGATGATCGACATGATTCCTTTTACATTATCGTTGCCTTTGTTTCCTCCGTTTACCCGCCTGGCCCTGGAGTCGCGGGAAAGGCTGTTCTCCTTCGTTACCCAGGCGCTGTCGTTTTTTATGGTGATTGCACTGCCTATCTGCGCCTTGATGATCATTCTGGCTCCCCAGATTGTGAATTTGTTTTTCGGAGCCGGATATCAGGAAGCCGCGCCGACTTTACGCATGCTTTCCTGTAGCGTCGTTTTTTTGTTCCCTACCGCGCTGTACATTTATCTATTCTCGGCATTGGGCCACCAGAAGTTTTATACGATAAGCTCGGCCATTTGCTTGATCACCAAGGCCGGTCTGGATGTGTGGCTTATTCCGTTGAAGGCCCATTATGGTGCAGCCATCGCCACGCTGAGCGCCGAAATCGCTTTTTTCCTCAGCGGCTTAATTTATCTGTGGCGGTTGGGGTATTTGTTGCCTTATTTAAAAATAATTTACAAACCCTTGTTTGCAGTCAGCATCTCCAGTCTCGCTTTGATGCTTGGACTCTTCTACGACAAGGAAAAAACGTTGGTTGTACTGATTGCACTGGTCTGTCTGTACGTCATTCTGTATTTACTGTTAATTCTGGCATTTGGCGCCGTTTCCCGCAGACAGCTAACCTTGCTCGAAGAAACATTGAGAGTGAAACATGGCACCTAA
- a CDS encoding tetratricopeptide repeat protein, producing MAPKYWPAFSLAKLFSLFNSGRFVLALLGLLLTLAGGVSEWLHFPLSAKITGFSIPYGATSGAEESTVFSQGAGFLILIVGAVASALMRRDEMGRILLSLSLVALLYFPIYLLFVDTHWTIQYILEADQYNGLRSFLAKNFIPNTGVEFPTTYLTGFEYLVDRFMVVLAVTSWGWYLAGIGVLIVLFSYRPMQEKTWNALGALLMSAGISLVLAVLIGFNEIYADYRHSEGDRLLTQGAYNEAIDNYAAALVNDPALQYSELFLLNVSSAYLSKEGKYHPFAQVYVSEENSRRQLPVQAALHLEYFVAHEPIDSVFLSPLLAHSVRKLTKIYLKSGGEFYSKGQLAAALSNFEKALSIDSSLLNGNFYRAKVLLDLRKHEDCKAIMEKLIDKVSRASIKANFYSTLAECFVGMEDYIRARDAYSSSYKLDDRENYWALKGLSGT from the coding sequence ATGGCACCTAAATATTGGCCGGCCTTTTCTCTGGCCAAGTTATTCTCGCTGTTCAACTCCGGTCGTTTTGTTCTGGCCTTGCTGGGGTTGCTGCTGACGCTCGCCGGCGGAGTCAGCGAATGGCTTCATTTTCCTCTATCCGCCAAAATCACCGGTTTTTCGATTCCCTACGGAGCGACAAGCGGGGCCGAAGAGTCGACCGTATTTTCTCAAGGGGCGGGCTTTTTAATTTTGATTGTCGGCGCCGTAGCTTCGGCGCTGATGCGGCGTGATGAAATGGGCAGAATATTATTGTCCCTCTCTTTAGTCGCTCTGCTGTATTTTCCTATTTATCTATTGTTTGTCGATACCCACTGGACGATCCAGTATATCCTTGAAGCCGACCAATATAACGGATTGCGTTCCTTCCTGGCGAAAAACTTCATCCCAAATACCGGGGTGGAATTCCCCACGACTTATTTGACGGGGTTCGAGTATCTCGTCGACCGTTTCATGGTGGTATTGGCCGTTACCAGTTGGGGATGGTATTTGGCCGGAATCGGCGTATTGATAGTTCTGTTCAGTTACCGGCCCATGCAGGAGAAAACCTGGAACGCTCTCGGCGCACTGCTCATGTCGGCCGGCATCTCGCTCGTTTTAGCGGTATTGATCGGCTTTAATGAAATATATGCGGATTATCGCCATTCCGAAGGGGATAGATTGTTGACTCAAGGCGCTTATAACGAAGCAATAGACAATTATGCGGCGGCCCTGGTCAACGATCCTGCATTGCAATATTCCGAGCTGTTCCTGTTGAATGTGTCCAGCGCCTATCTTTCGAAAGAAGGAAAATATCACCCCTTTGCCCAGGTTTACGTTTCTGAAGAAAACTCCAGGCGTCAGCTCCCTGTACAGGCGGCGCTTCATCTTGAATATTTTGTGGCGCACGAACCTATCGATTCCGTTTTTTTATCTCCCCTGTTGGCACATTCCGTACGAAAGCTGACTAAAATTTATCTTAAAAGCGGCGGAGAGTTTTATTCGAAAGGTCAACTGGCGGCTGCTTTGAGTAATTTCGAAAAGGCATTGTCGATCGATTCCAGCTTATTGAACGGTAATTTTTACCGGGCCAAGGTATTGCTTGATCTTAGAAAACATGAAGACTGTAAGGCGATTATGGAAAAACTTATCGACAAGGTCAGCAGAGCCTCCATCAAAGCCAATTTTTACAGTACCTTAGCCGAGTGTTTTGTCGGCATGGAAGATTACATTCGAGCCAGGGATGCGTACTCTTCTTCTTATAAACTGGATGACAGAGAGAATTATTGGGCGCTTAAAGGATTAAGCGGAACGTAG